One stretch of Leishmania panamensis strain MHOM/PA/94/PSC-1 chromosome 29 sequence DNA includes these proteins:
- a CDS encoding proteasome regulatory non-ATPase subunit, putative (TriTrypDB/GeneDB-style sysID: LpmP.29.0120), which translates to MDSKGKEVVVDVPSKDPQKSDTINERKKKEHERKMSEEDMFIKEEVELLVARAADSDVGIAKIAVERLVDLLQTSSSSSLAAVPPPLKHVRALYPQLEAALKSSQDPSVSRRLHDLLSFISMTLESGSSGCTLLEHKLKGTKNDLAQWGHEYLRFLAGAISEEWRERPANKESTDSLNGFVDQIVSYMLAHQDEATAIDLLMEIDSVVRILPLVEASNYKRIASYIAAISKYLTRPSDSEALRTVYDIYKKMRAYPDASLIALMLNDRSLVAQLFRECTDKPDRLQMALLCARQRCFLDLDCEEDELLQDANGNMGLSQLYRHTAQELGSMAPKTLEEVFKMSADEKSGPKDLQNNLVCAFVSGLANCGYGTDKFLSDTPTFFFDQREDRIISTTAALGLLHLWDHTEGLQQIDKYFYSESTYVKAGACLASGIVMCGVKNPFDPALGLLSEQINARETEVAVGAILGLGYAYAGTRKEDVKELLIPLLADSEQKLLVQCMAAYSLATVFVASADEDISETMMNCLMEVPESKLKEPCVRYLILALGCMFLGRQEAADTLLDATRALPAVIQRYTEIVVRSCAFAATGNVVVIQSLFHVIAENDDAPENDEEKNEDEAGGGNANEEAAAKPEGEETVPLNHKAAAVLGVGLVAVGEDLGMEMTKRAIIHSLLADTVSKGKDPMSGRCAVPLVYALLSAGNPNMPVVETLNRLAHDSDLPTATNAITAMGIVAAGSNNARVATKLRSLSSYYQKPVFAGATFAVRLAEGLCAMGKGHLTLSCLQNDNNAVSMTALMGVLSLLHSSLDLSNTLLGECHYMFYAITPSISPRMMMTVNENMEPVDSVLVRVGLPVDTVALPGNPKTITGFQTQKTPVLLSATDKVECADAKYVPLGTVLEGICVVKERPQGE; encoded by the coding sequence ATGGACTCTaaaggaaaggaggtggtggtcgaTGTGCCATCGAAGGACCCACAGAAGAGCGACACCATCAatgagaggaaaaagaaggagcATGAGCGCAAgatgagcgaggaggacatgTTCAtcaaggaggaggtggagctgcttgTGGCGCGAGCCGCCGACAGCGATGTGGGTATCGCCAAGATTGCGGTGGAGCGCCTGGTGGATCTTCTTCaaacaagcagcagcagtagcctGGCTGCCGTACCACCGCCGTTGAAGCACGTCCGTGCTTTGTATccgcagctggaggcggcgctcaaGAGCTCCCAGGACCCCTCTGTCTCGCGTCGCCTGCAcgacctcctctccttcatctccATGACGCTAGAGTCAGGCAGTAGCGGCTGCACACTACTGGAGCACAAACTCAAGGGTACGAAGAACGACTTGGCGCAGTGGGGCCACGAGTATCTCCGCTTTCTCGCCGGCGCCATCAGTGAGGAGTGGCGCGAGCGGCCCGCCAACAAGGAGTCGACCGACTCCCTGAATGGCTTTGTGGATCAGATCGTGTCCTACATGTTGGCACACCAAGACGAAGCGACGGCGATCGACTTGCTCATGGAGATCGACAGCGTCGTGCGCATTCTGCCGCTCGTGGAGGCGTCTAACTACAAGCGGATTGCAAGCTACATCGCAGCAATCAGCAAGTATTTGACTCGCCCCTCGgacagcgaggcgctgcgtaCGGTGTACGATATCTACAAGAAGATGCGGGCCTACCCAGATGCGTCGCTCATCGCCCTCATGCTGAATGATCGCAGCCTCGTTGCACAGCTGTTCAGGGAATGTACAGACAAACCGGACCGCCTGCAAATGGCGTTGTTGTGTGCCAGGCAGAGGTGCTTCCTTGATCTGGATTGTGAGGAGGACGAACTCTTACAGGATGCGAATGGCAACATGGGTCTCTCGCAGCTGTACCGCCACACGGCGCAGGAGCTCGGCTCCATGGCTCCTAAGACTCTGGAGGAGGTGTTCAAGATGTCGGCAGATGAGAAAAGCGGTCCGAAGGACCTGCAGAACAACTTGGTCTGTGCGTTTGTGAGCGGCCTGGCAAACTGCGGCTACGGCACTGACAAGTTCCTCTCCGACACCcccaccttttttttcgacCAGCGTGAGGACCGCATCATCTCCACCACGGCTGCCCTTGGACTGCTACACCTGTGGGACCACACGGAGGGCCTCCAGCAAATTGATAAGTACTTCTACTCGGAGAGCACCTACGTGAAGGCTGGCGCGTGCCTCGCCTCTGGCATCGTCATGTGTGGGGTGAAGAATCCCTTTGATCCTGCGCTGGGGCTGTTATCAGAGCAGATCAACGCGCGAGAGACAGAGGTAGCTGTTGGTGCCATCCTTGGCCTGGGCTACGCCTACGCTGGCACGCGCAAGGAGGACGTTAAGGAGCTACTCAtcccgctgctggcggactCGGAGCAGAAGCTCTTGGTGCAGTGCATGGCCGCCTACAGCCTCGCCACTGTGTTCGTGGCCTCTGCCGATGAGGACATCTCTGAGACGATGATGAACTGCCTCATGGAGGTGCCGGAGAGCAAGCTGAAGGAGCCCTGTGTGCGTTACCTGATCCTGGCACTCGGCTGCATGTTTCTGGGGCGCCAAGAAGCCGCGGACACCCTACTGGACGCCACCCGCGCGCTACCGGCGGTGATTCAGCGCTACACGGAGATtgtggtgcgcagctgcgcttttGCAGCCACCGGTAACGTCGTCGTCATTCAGAGCCTCTTCCATGTCATCGCTGAGAACGACGACGCGCCAGAGAATGACGAGGAGAAGaacgaggacgaggcgggTGGGGGCAACGCCAacgaggaggcagcagcgaagccagagggggaggagacggtgCCACTGAATCACAAGGCGGCCGCTGTGCTCGGCGTCGGTCTCGTAGCCGTCGGCGAGGATCTCGGGATGGAGATGACAAAGCGGGCCATTATTCACTCGCTGCTAGCGGACACTGTTAGCAAAGGTAAGGATCCGATGTCAGGGCGCtgcgcggtgccgctggtCTACGCTCTTCTTTCCGCCGGCAACCCCAACATGCCGGTCGTGGAGACGCTGAATCGACTTGCCCACGACTCAGACCTGCCGACAGCCACCAACGCTATTACGGCGATGGGTATCGTTGCGGCCGGGAGCAACAACGCCCGCGTCGCCACGAAGTTGCGCAGTCTCTCCTCTTATTACCAGAAGCCAGTCTTTGCCGGGGCAACCTTTGCGGTGCGCCTGGCCGAAGGTCTCTGCGCGATGGGTAAGGGGcacctcaccctctcctGTCTGCAGAACGACAACAATGCAGTGAGCATGACGGCACTGATGGGTGTGCTGAGTCTTCTCCACAGCTCTCTGGACCTGTCGAACACGCTGCTTGGTGAATGTCACTACATGTTCTACGCGATTACCCCGTCAATTAGCCCACGTATGATGATGACTGTCAATGAGAATATGGAGCCGGTCGACTCCGTACTGGTGCGTGTCGGTCTGCCAGTGGACACGGTGGCCCTACCGGGCAATCCGAAAACAATCACCGGCTTTCAAACTCAAAAGACGCCGGTGCTGCTTAGCGCGACAGACAAGGTGGAATGCGCTGATGCCAAGTATGTGCCTCTTGGGACGGTACTGGAGGGCATTTGCGTCGTGAAGGAGCGGCCTCAGGGGGAATAG
- a CDS encoding hypothetical protein (TriTrypDB/GeneDB-style sysID: LpmP.29.0130): MRSQRVQLHKAPDKRQRRPHVMTEKSGFNSVRAYKLDMEEVSKIPASLNLSELQEWEATQAQERRVQRCTVTAAASPTASPPRMSASGSSPSLVGATADSLHAAGPVREDTRTYTELLDWYSMHEFIIRKGKTLRNTPEFASFKRHYASSWSEVERLIEVLEEMLLSYSVELVYVDGKRLAQLASYQAPDLISTTEMLECITNAEEVLPLLMDASRPYRYGHQRQQVASAKIQSTWRMYRQRIAYIHLLIGTRAAISIQRQWAMYRALCMTRRTIRSFRETRMKQWQETMREFRAAWPRIEESRRTVVHLPSLSYPTYQAKRMPFYEARQLGQLTRLSMLVDPRVQLVVVVPVRPEAEVQQYYTSLLAESGVPTVAGRLTFVVPENTQRLPAGMSLTRIVLLSPRLLKLLSALCTGKPAYIVPGVVGAEELTLATQLNIPLLSSEPRLVQGYGSKSGCKRLLEAADVLTPPGTTQLHSRTNLLHALTGLILSRRAVQRWLIKLENEFGSQGHAYLDVSRLRSLQGVDSGASSIDAASHAALSAAVFHELEVHGAKRMRLLHPSSYPNWEAYLTMFDTVGGCVEAVLPGLCASVTANLFVAPSGVVRIESVVEPLLAPAFTAMGSLFPYRPSVPYAAVRGASLSLGQAAYRKRIIGYLSVDFVVTNEVDAENTASSSSQPRLWGVDVDFGLTTQASVHALASVFSGSVWDEKEGSCVNQSTGKPLVYVYSGVLYNPYISSIRHSSFFSLCRNRGLAYDCSRQSGIVFHFLNVLLCNCLGVLSVGSGEERVVQQITEFQALLNMELPVQGQHSADSNCVYFASLVRQLSQFLV; encoded by the coding sequence ATGCGGTCGCAgcgggtgcagctgcacaaagCACCAGAtaagcggcagcgccgtccgcACGTCATGACCGAAAAATCTGGCTTCAACTCTGTCCGCGCCTACAAGTTGGACATGGAAGAGGTATCCAAAATACCAGCCTCTCTGAATCTGAGCGAGCTTCAGGAGTGGGAGGCgacacaggcacaggagaggcgtgtgcagcggtgcaccgTGACTGCCGCGGCGTCCCCGACAGCGAGCCCTCCGCGGATGTCTGCGTCTGGCTCGTCTCCATCATTGGTTGGTGCTACAGCTGACTCGCTTCACGCCGCTGGTCCCGTACGAGAGGACACGCGCACCTACACGGAGCTGCTTGACTGGTACTCGATGCACGAGTTCATCATACGCAAGGGAAAGACGCTACGCAACACGCCTGAGTTTGCCTCCTTCAAGCGGCACTACGCGTCAAGCTGGAGCGAGGTAGAGCGCCTTATCGAGGTACTAGAGGAGATGCTGCTGAGCTACAGTGTTGAGCTGGTCTACGTGGATGGTAAGCGGCTCGCCCAGCTGGCCTCTTACCAGGCGCCCGACTTAATCTCTACGACGGAGATGCTAGAGTGCATCACGAacgccgaggaggtgctcCCCTTGCTCATGGATGCGTCACGCCCCTACCGCTACGGCCACCAGCGTCAGCAAGTGGCGTCTGCCAAGATCCAGTCGACGTGGCGCATGTATCGGCAGCGCATCGCCTACATCCACCTGCTGATCGGCACCCGCGCTGCTATTTCCATTCAGCGACAGTGGGCAATGTACCGCGCACTCTGCATGACGCGTCGCACCATTCGATCCTTCCGCGAGACTCGCATGAAGCAGTGGCAAGAGACGATGAGGGAATTCAGGGCTGCATGGCCGCGCATTGAAGAGAGCCGTCGCACGGTAGTTcaccttccttctctttcttacCCCACTTACCAAGCGAAGAGGATGCCCTTCTACGAAGCGAGGCAGCTGGGGCAGCTAACACGACTGAGCATGCTAGTGGACCCGCGCGTGCAGCTTGTCGTTGTGGTGCCGGTGAGgccggaggcggaggtgcaaCAGTATTACACAAGTCTGCTTGCCGAGAGCGGCGTGCCAACTGTCGCCGGTCGCTTGACGTTTGTGGTACCCGAGAACACACAGCGGCTTCCTGCTGGGATGAGTCTCACACGTATAGTGCTGCTCTCCCCGCGTCTCCTAAAGCTGCTCTCTGCCCTGTGTACTGGCAAGCCAGCCTACATCGTACCCGGCGTCGTTGGGGCAGAAGAGCTGACATTGGCAACGCAGCTGAACataccgctgctgtcgtcagAGCCGCGTCTGGTGCAGGGCTACGGCTCCAAGAGCGGTTGCAAGCGCTTACTGGAGGCTGCGGACGTTCTGACACCTCCCGgcacgacgcagctgcactcTAGAACGAACCTCTTGCATGCCTTGACGGGCCTCATCCTCAGTCGCCGCGCAGTCCAGCGTTGGCTGATCAAGTTGGAGAACGAGTTTGGCAGTCAAGGCCACGCATACCTCGACGTGAGCCGCCTACGTTCTCTGCAGGGCGTGGACTCTGGGGCTAGCTCCATCGACGCCGCGTCCCATGCCGCGCTGAGCGCGGCGGTGTTTCATGAGTTGGAGGTGCATGGTGCGAAGCGCATGCGGCTCTTGCATCCAAGCAGCTACCCCAACTGGGAGGCGTACCTCACCATGTTTGACACCGTGGGTGGATGTGTCGAGGCCGTTCTGCCCGGGCTTTGCGCCTCTGTCACGGCAAACTTGTTTGTCGCTCCTTCTGGTGTGGTGCGGATTGAGTCCGTAGTAGAGCCGCTTCTGGCCCCGGCCTTCACCGCAATGGGGTCACTCTTCCCATACCGCCCCAGTGTGCCGTACGCGGCGGTACGCGGCGCTTCTCTCAGCCTTGGCCAGGCGGCGTATCGCAAGCGTATTATAGGCTACCTGTCGGTCGACTTCGTGGTCACCAACGAAGTCGACGCCGAGAACactgcttcttcctcttctcagCCGCGGCTCTGGGGTGTAGACGTGGACTTCGGGCTTACTACGCAGGCCTCTGTGCATGCGCTCGCCAGTGTCTTCAGCGGCAGTGTGTGGGACGAGAAGGAAGGCTCCTGTGTGAACCAGAGCACCGGCAAGCcgcttgtgtatgtgtacaGCGGCGTTCTGTACAACCCGTACATTTCCTCTATTCGCCactcctccttcttttccctctgccGCAATCGAGGGCTCGCATACGACTGCAGTCGCCAATCGGGGATCGTCTTTCACTTCCTCAACGTCCTGCTGTGCAATTGCCTCGGTGTACTGTCGGTCGGCTCTGGGGAGGAGCGTGTGGTACAGCAGATAACAGAATTCCAGGCGCTCCTGAACATGGAGCTTCCCGTTCAAGGTCAGCATTCGGCTGACAGCAACTGCGTGTACTTTGCTTCCCTCGTCCGACAGCTCTCGCAGTTCTTGGtgtga